The stretch of DNA AAGAATTTGCAACTGTTAAGATTGCTAAGATCTTTTTGAATTCTCTTTAAGGGTTGTTGGAGAATGACTATTGAGGTGTGTATGGCAACGTTTGAATTCTCTTTAAGGGTTGTTGGAGAATGACTATTGAGGTGTGTATGGCAACGTTTCAATAATTTATCATTAAGACAAACCCCTTTTACAACACTTATCTAAGTGGACTTCCACCTAACTAGCTAGGAAGAGCCAATTTTGACCTTTCGAGAATTAGACTTAAAGTATGCAAGTTATGTCCACCGACGCATATGGACAAGATCACTAATAATCTTGTAGAAAACTCAACACTAACTCTTTCTTTTCTGTGGTCACAGCACTAGGTCCGTATTTTAATTTGTCTCATCTAATGTAACAGTAGGTCCTTTTGTCTCATATTTTGGACTGAATATATACAGGTTGGACATTTGAGTAAAGGAATAAATCCTTCTTCCATTCATCTTTTAAATTTCGATCCCAAGTATATATCAGCACCTATAAAAGCAGGAGTCATCGCAGCAATGATATCTCTAGCTGTAAGTACACCCTTTATCCATACATACGAGCTCCGTTTATGACAAAGAATTTCTgatttgtcaatcatcaaaaacgTACGTGTTTACTAAGTTTGTATGGAATATTTTCTAGGAGGGAATAGCCATCGGACGGAGTTTCGCCATCATCAGAAATGAACAAATTGACGGCAACAAGGAAATGATTGCTATTGGCCTCATGAACATTTTTGGATCTTTCGCTTCATGCTACTTGACAACTGGTAATTAGCGGCGGCAAACAATTAATCATCCATATTATTCACTAAAAGATGGGCTgaataataaactttttaaaaacggatcaaatatggataagaaccatattatccatttaacttttacatttgtaaaactTCAAATCGGTGGTTCCTCAAGTTTAGGAGACTAGGAATTtttccaaaagtgatcatattcaagaagaatTAAATACACACATATTATCCATCGATTAACCCATATTTTATCCACATTAAATATGGCTcggatcggataatttatccgttttgcATTACCCATTTTCGATCCGACCCGACCGTTTGCCACCCCTACTGGTAATTATTCACTAAAATCAAGAGTAAAATTTACCAAGatatagggtgtgtttggtaagGATTAATTTTCTCATGTTTGATTGGCTTAAATATTTAGAGAATAGTTTTCTTATgaacttatttttttttcaatCGGAGAAAAATGACTTTCCTACCAAAATGAGGCaagatatttttcaaaactctttttcaaccttcccTACCTTATTCTCCACCCAAAAACTGTACCAAATACACCATAGTTGTCAAGACCACTCTCGTGATGGAAACTGTACCTACTGGATAAGAAAACTAATTAGATTATTAGCATCCGTCGATTTACGACAGGCTTGGATTCAACTGAATCTCTTGCTTTCCTCccaaacaaaatatatatatatatatatatatatatatatatatatatatatatatatatgaaaaatagTTACTCCCTCTATTCTACTTCAGGTGAACCTATTACTGTTTGAGGAGTCAAATAAAAATTTTTTTGACCAGGTTTTTATAaaactttttaaatattttcgATTATTAACTATGACATATAATAATTTTTATGTAGTTtctaattatataaattttatttcaaaatttttgaaaatcttATATCCGAATTTgtattaaaaattagttaatttaaCCCTCGTACTCCGAAAAGATTCTAATAAACTAGAACGAAAAGATTCATCTCTGACAGACAATACTTTAATGAACATGCTTCTAGGAAAAGTATATTTACACCATAAAATAAAGTTAAAACATGTGGTAGTACATAACTAATAATGATGGATGTTGTATTTTCAGGGCCATTTTCTAAAACTGCAGTGAACTTCAACGCTGGATGCAAGACTGCAATGTCAAACGTGGTAATGTCAATATGCATGATGCTAACCCTTCTGTTCTTGGCTCCTCTGTTTAGTTACACACCATTGGTCTCTCTCTCCGCCATCATCATGTCTGCAATGCTTGGCTTAATTGACTATGACAAGGCATATCACCTCTTCAAGACAGACAAGTTTGATTTCTGTATTTGTATGGCTGCCTTTTTTGGTGTTTCCTTCATAAGCATGGACATTGGCCTAATGTTATCTGTAAGCACTACACTTTTCAATAAAATATTAATAACAAAATTTTGCTATTAGAGAtgattatttgcttaaattgtttCCGGGGCTTTTCCAGGTTGGACTTGCCTTAATCAGAGCACTTCTATATATAGCAAGGCCGGCTACTTGCAAGCTTGGACTCATATCAGAAACTGGATTGTATCGCGATGTGGAGCAGTATCCTGATGCAAATGGAATTGCAGGGATTCTGATTCTGAAGCTTGGTTCTCCTATATACTTTGCAAATTGTAATTACATCAGAGAAAGGTTTTTGTTCTATTTTCTCTCATACACATCAAACAAGTGCTTCTACTACATATTCTGATAGTGAACTTGATCTTTCTTTGATGGATTGCGCAGGATTCTTAGATGGATCAGAGATGAGCGTTCTCTTACCATTTCTGAAGGAAATGAAATTGAATTCTTATTACTTGAATTAGGAGGTACTCCTATAAATTAGCAAGAAGAAGAAATTTGGATGTTTCCTTCTTTTTCTATTATAATAATGCAATGGTAATGTAACTGAATCAGAACCTTATGCCAACAGGTATTACATCCATTGACATAACGGGTGTTGAAACGTTATTAGAAATTCGAAGGTGCGTAGAAGCAAAAGGGATCAAGGTAAAATCAAACTCTCATTGTTTTTCCATTTACTTTTTGGGCATGGTATAGGAAGTCCATAAGGTTCTAAATACTTACATTTCTTCTCTTGCCTTTTCAATTCTTTAATTTGTAGATGATTTTGGTTAATCCGAGGTTGGGAGTCTTGGAAAAGTTGATGGTGACAGAGTCAATAGACACCGTTACAAAAGAATCTGTGTTCTTAACCATTGAAGACGCAATTGATGCTTGCAGATTTTCACTCAAATGTTCAGATCAAATGAAAAGAGAAAACCTTGCAATAGTTTAGCATTTTTGTTGAGTTGAAAAAGCGCAAGCAAATTTCTCCGGCTGTAAATGTATAGCTTACTGACAATTTGTTTGCACTTATATGAAGCCCAAACTTTAATATACAAGTTGCTTTTTCCAAACGATTGATTTGTAATCTCTTTTCATCAGGACCAAAATTTGTCAAGCTATTGATGAAATTATAGAGTTCTAAGTCGTTTGGGAACAAATTAAACGAGCTTAAGGATATATATTAGCCACATGCTGCTTATCATTTGTAGTTGTGATGATATATACTCGTACACAAACCAGTAAAAAACCTTCATAAGGATACAAGTTTCCTCTCGGTAATGTTGTACATTAAAAGGTATTGTCGACACCCTTTTCTATTACATGTTTCGGAGATTATATTATTTAGTGAGAGAAGGTCTGACTTCTCTCTCAAATCCTATCCATCACTGCTACTATTCACTACCAACGAATGGCTAACCCACCAGAAAATCAACTTGAAACCATTTCAATACCACCAAAACCATCTGATACTAGCAACAAAGATACAAATCCAGCCTTATCTAACTCTAGCCCCTCCTTTAAAGATAAGCTAATAGCCGATGGCCAAACCATTTACACCTCATGGCACTCCACAGAAATTCTCACTTCACCAATGGAGATAGCTGCATCAGATCAATGTGGAGGACTTGGGGAAGAGCATATGAACAAAGATAACAACATCCCCCTTTCTCCACAGGATATGCTTCGCATCTATGAGCCTTGGAAATATTCAGTCATCATTAAACTTATGGGTAAGAGTATTCTCCATCAATACATTAGAAAAAAGATACACGAATTATGCAGAATCACGAAAAAATTTCCATTAATATATCTTGGTGCAGactattatattattaaattcAATAGAGAGGAAAGCATGGTTAAAGCTCTCCACAATGGACCTTGGTTCGTCAATGGCCACTTCTTATTTGTTAGGCAATGGAACCAAACTATGTTGCCTCTCAAGCGAAGCAAATATTCATTGttatttgaagctttaagttggaagagttgaccaagtttgacttttgtgtatttgactcCGGATCGGAGTTTCGATGGTCCCGTTAGGCctggatggtgatttttgactcgGGCGtgtgcccaaatttgcatttggatatttctagagggtttcagcactaattggtgaaaattaaaaatttgaaagtttagaatgttcaaaagtttgactgggagttgactttgatgatatcggattcggattgtagttttcggaattggaatagcttcgtaaTGTCActtgggacttgtgtgaaaattttgagttaattctgggttgatttgatatgtttcggcgggagttttggaagttgaaagtttaaaagttcatttaagtttgaatttaggtacgattcgtcgtttcgatattgttatgtgtgatttgaggcctcgatcaggtccgtgttatgttatgggatttgTTGATATATTCGAACAGGGTGCCGAGTGCTGAAGGAGgagtgctggttctggtgtttccgcatctgcggaagaattGACGCAGATGCGAGTCCACAGATGCGAACAATCAGTCGCAAAAGCGGGAAAAGGTTAGGCTGGGGGACCATCGCAGATGTGGAGGAAGAAGCGCACCAGCGTACGTACAGAAGTGAAATCTTTGGGCGCAGGAGCGGTCTTATGCGCAGATGCGCGTTGAGTTGTCGCACTTGTGATTGCACAGGAGCGGAtgtttttcgcaggtgcgaagggccATTTTTCTAGcttattccgcagaagcgggcatcACGTCGCATAAGAGGCTCAACTATTCGCAGAAGTGAAAAGGGCTAGGCAGATTCTAATTTATTCGAGGCCTTGGTTCTTTCTatgatattttgagatttggagctcggtCTTTGGCGACTTTGGAGAGAGATTTCACCACACAGATTGGGTTAAGCATTCTTAACTCGGTTGTGATTATATTTTGCgaatctatttttatttttgataatcGGATTACGAATTTTCAAGAGAAATTGGGgaattttgtctaaaatttcataaagtaaatttttgagttttgatcatcgattcggagtcggatttgaataaaactagtatggttggactcgtaattgaatggattgttagATTTTTTGCGTTTTGTTAGGTTCTaaggtgcgggctcgggttttactttttggttgactttgggcttttggataaagattcgacctttttcgattgggtttatttcctTAGACATTATGTgatattcttgagttgcttttggctagttttgagtcgttcagaggtcggtacgcgcgggatgacatttttagagtattatttggcttactcggtattgaatttggcttgttcgaggtaagtaacacttctaaacttggtgctgagggtatgaatccctgaatatacatgttatgtattggcattgagatgacgcacatactaggtgacgggcgtgtgggcgtgcaccatgtgaattgtgatTCCGTTAAATTTTGTGGTACTGTATAGTTactaaatcttatttttatccaaGAAATCTCTacatgctagagtaattgagttgtgatccatgttagaaaccatgtttagggtatatgcttattctgttgggacccactgaggtcatatctgttgttgagttatttgcttaaactgcagttacatactcattcatactcatttatttacatatcatatctcagtctttgttgccatttattgatacatcatatcatcatttttgggctgagtTTCATGACAtcgtgagcccgagagattggagagattgatgactgagttaggACCTGAGGGctggattgtgagtgatattgatgggatcgggatgcacgccgcaacaagtattATTGACTCAATATGGGaccgggctacacgccgcagcaggtattattgGTTCACGATGGGATCGGGCCTCACGCCGTAGTAGgatttattagcgcttgggcttgatctgcccctctggagtttgcacactcacagtgagcgcagttacaATTGATTCATGATAGGATTGGGCCGCACGCCGCAGCGGGTACCgttcagtgctgagtgattgagagtgactaagtgtgctgagtgattgagcatgatgagtgggagtgtgagactgtgatattgagtactcagAGAGTGTTactacatgagttcatcattgtgacACATTGCatctgacatgcatacttgacatacaagcataaagatgcatttcctcGTGTTACACGatttttgtgacatttatgacttcacatgTACATTGATGTGtacgcatagagatgtactttcctcgtgCTATCTGAAATTGAATCATCTTatctgttgaaagtttttgggaaaaatcaaaggttctgacttactcatattttggtgattccggtgaaggatttgggttttattgttatacctgaaaagcatgactattttccgtaactgtgaacgagctgagcatcatatctctgaGATATTTCTTgcaccacttttattatattgttataaactgttgttggctattggtgttggactctgacctctgtcccagctcatcactactttcaacctaaggttaggtttgttacttattgagtacatagggtcggttgtactcatactacatttctgcaccttgcgtgcagattttggatgctgatgttgctgtgtgtGGCGGGAGCTGGagttgaagatgtacctgcattccagtcataactgcctcttgttcttggtagctttagaattattaaatttgttcatgtatatttcaaacatatgatgtatttatttcatatcagctttgtagactctaaatcttagaagctcatgatttgtactatcggTCATTgggaaattctttgtataaaagttcaatTATTTCATCATTTGTTTTCTCAGTAAATCTCTTTTAAATcagattattgttatttggcttacctagtgggttgggttaggtgccataatGACTAGTtagaatttggatcgtgacaagttggtattagagctctaggttcataagttctacgagtcataagcaagtgtctagtagtgtcttgcggatcggtatgatgacgtccatacctatcttcgagaggctacagggaatttaggatacacttcccatctttctttccttatcgtgcgacattgattcagcttgaagcatatcactttgaattccttccactaaCTTGTATGagcatgtgagcgctcgatatcagctgTACATCGAcggcttatgattccatggaTTAGGTGCGAGATGTATTTTCTATATTTTGGTGATaggccaatctggaggacttgaggccaggtttggaCCGCAGCCTAGACTTAGTAGTTTCagtgtgtgagcatgtgcttttggacttctatgtccagtggtgtccctatgagtgggactgatggctcgatgagtggttggatggctatatgatgagtaggatgtgactgcgggatgtgttcagattgtttgaatgtgacgagaagagtttgcttgagatatgAAAAGGACTATGAGATGCTCGATTTCTATGGATGTGTCATACGGTCTTGAgttatgaaggtttttgagagattctttcgtgttatttcatttgtggaacgaagtagatttttatgtcttgttgatgagttcagactcaggaagattaagtgattacgtagtagttgtggctgcaAAAGGGTATAGAGAGGTGTTAGTTTGGGGATAAGCATGTGGGTTATGACATAcagggtaatctacggatgtgtgatcctgatgatgttgtgtggaggctttattttctaccagtgggtataggtgttgcgatctgagtttggattggttgagaaagttgacctgaccgcCACGAGGATgtatgcgagcttagtagataatttgaggtactatatggtttgtgttatatGAGCTTacaaaggatttagttgaatctcatggcggtattatggcagtaatacagtatgggcattgtgagttatcgagtatttTGTTCTATagctttgagctaagtgggggagtctactatcgacgattagattgcatggttatgtgttgtattggtttcggtttgaggcatacttgtaaatcagttatgacttgcagaggttaagatcgaggatgactcgagtaaggtaatttctggatatgggttattaaactttatgggtatatggaaatcatggaatgatttgagttgttattcatgacgggtgtagtgcgcatggagtaggaatttactcgattgcattaaggcagggttacatcttagggtgttgttgtgctaatgaggcacagGTCATTCGGCCCGTTTGGGTAGTGCAATTGAGATTagatcagagtgggtgactctctagaaggttctaatgggttcaagatttatatgtagcaattgagaattttcccggatttgtgtatggctagaatctgagatttgcattggatggtgtcgagactcgcggtgtttctatatcattatggattctacatttcagtatcacgaaggtgaaggaaacgactttagattcacagaaggtctcttcagagtggccGTCTCGGTTGtagtacttttggggtgcttaagaaatGAATACAACAGcgtatgggccttagggcagtgtgattttatgctaggatctcttgtggtgagtttttgggtaaggatcatggtgttctggcaaggagaagtgtcaacttgatggtaattcggaaggaactcggaaaataggacagcttggtagtgggttggatcagcatggtaatggatatgatagGTTCTTTAGGTACTtgtgatgtggtgagtctctacaggtgttttgtggcaatgctcttgggatTTGGCGACCttcgtggcttggttgagttagagggattcaattCTGATAGcgtggttatgtgcaaatggaatTCAAAGTGttctcgaggatttctaccacggtttgagatagatatttcctaccggcatgaggagcatattgtgtattgtgattttttaCTAGACGGGATAATGTTAAAGGTTCCTgtctaattgagtatgtagtttgcttgtgactcagagttgattaagAGATTCTCATACTtatcatatgatggcatgatagatgcggtgtgttgtgtgggattgaaaTTTGCACAAGCAAGGTCACGATTCAATttcgaagggaaggtcatgaattcttaaacaacatggacggtttcagatgactagatgaatgctattactacttggtattacctgagaagggtgcgtatttcagaaggcgcactttGTTTttacttacggatgcttcataggtattgtggtactcgcatggttgatcgactgttgatgttAAGATTTTTTCTATGCGGCATGGAAGAATTTTAGAGGTATTTCTcgtggggatgattatgtataagatatgtgttagtcattcgagtggtggagttgggatcggttATAGTAATTCATATGTTCTAGCGATATGGAGACTGGGAGATCTCAGaaacagattgtttcgtggttgtgtactgtgaagatgtggccaaagctagccagatgatagtatgtgctatggttaggtcattgtagaCTTTtgaagggttatttatctatttatggatGACCAGGGTTGATTTGGGGGCTCATTGGGAGGCCTAATGAGGTTGTGTATCCTACACTgagtcggatttgttgactcaacaCCGTTATTGAAGAAAGGTGTGCCATTCGATTAGAgtgagcttgttcgtgttctgatGTGTTCTATgtattactcttctatgctacaagaggttgtgatttgttggttatatgcacgcATGAggtggttctgtttgggccttatagccGAATTCGAGCGAGAAAGTGGttggggtgtggaatggttgTTTGCGCCCTGGTTATGTCCTTTTcgggctgtggtatattgtgttgttTGCTTCTTCATAATTATGGCCATGCACTTTGTGTACTTGACGTCGAAttgcgtgtggttgttgattttgagcattgtggcttgaggtatttcatataggccggtatttggatagggtcacacattgcagcgaagttatgttgggatatgatcctttgtgttagattcatgtgtcttagttctactatgtatgatgggctCATatcattgtggttgtggtggtacttgttgagcttgcggcaCAAttttctcatttgagtcattttttcatttttgagtgCATTGAGttattgcgtattggtgcacggattgctcggtttgtggcttaaggttgaattggtgtggcatgtcagtagggcagttgtatttgataagatgaggtcgtcgaacctagaatgggtgctaccgaatttgattgtggtatatttggaaggataatatcgctGATCCGCTTACAAATTTGCTATAGTtattgtcgaaggagagggagcttcatgacttgttgatattataagtggttatgagtttctgcgtgtttctttcatcatcggcagtgtacaaaggttttagaatggggttttgtttgatatgaggtttattaccggtaccgggtttgttttgagcagttaTTGTGATCAAAAATTTGGGTACGAGTATGCGAGTCGTGTTAggtcatgtgattatatcttgggttttgattatggcttgatacaacttgttcagatttaagtgggggagaatgtaatgacccgaccagtcgttttgagcatttgcattccgttcagctatttgaagtgttgaatagcttcgtatgatgtattatgaagtGTGGGAATCGTCGATCTTCGTTTTCAGGTGATTTGGAAGTGATTTGGGAGAATGAATtttatgtttgaagctttaagttggaagagttgaccaagtttgacttttatgtatttgaccttggatcggagtgtcgatggttccgttaggtccggatggtgattttagactcagGTGtgtgcccggatttgcatttggatatttctacaaggttTCGGCACTgattggagaaagttggaaatttcaaggtttgaaatgttcaaaagtttgaccgagagttgactttgatgatatcatgttcagattgtggttccgggaattggaatagcttcgttttgtcacttgggacttgtgtgcaaaatttgaagttattccgcattaatttgatatgtttcggcgcgagttttggaagttaaaagttcaaaagttcatttaagtttgaattgaggtgcgatttgtcgtttcgatgttgttatgtgtgatttgaggcctcgagtaggtccgtgttatgttatgggatttgttagtatattcggacggggtgcCGAGTGACTCGGGTAAGTTTCgaacgaggttcggatcattttatcatatgttgcattgctgaagaagtgctggttctggtgtttccgcatctACGAAAGAATGGACGCAGATGCGGACAATTAGTCGCAGAAGTGGGAAAAGGTTAGGTTGGGGGACCATCGTAGTTGTAGAGGAAGAAGCGCACCTGCGTGCGTGCAGAAGCGAAATCTTTGGGCGCATGAGCGGTCTTATGCGCAGATGCGCATTTAGTTGTTGCACCTATGATTGCATAGGAGCGTATGTTTTCCATAGGTACGAAGGGCCATTTTTCCATCTTATTCCACAGAAGGCTTCACGTCGCAGAAAcgacaccgcagaagcggctcgactattcgcagaagcgaaaagggcTGGGCAGATTCTATTTTTTCGAGGCTTTGATTCtttttatgatattttgagatttggagctcggtCTTTGGCGACTTTGGAAGTGATTTAACCACACGGATTGGGGGTAAGCATTCTTAAATCGGTTGTGATTATATTTcgcgaatctatcttcatttttggtaatggGATTACGAATTTTTAAGAGAAATTGGTGGATTTTGTATAaattttcataaagtgaattttcaagttttgaacatcga from Nicotiana tomentosiformis chromosome 11, ASM39032v3, whole genome shotgun sequence encodes:
- the LOC104106858 gene encoding probable sulfate transporter 3.5 isoform X2; the encoded protein is MTSSHQSLHRVNYAAPRSFGTLLKANLKETLFPDDPFHEIKNEPISRRFLKGAQYFVPIFEWLPKYSFKLFKYDLLAGITIASLAIPQGISYAKLANIPPIIGLYSSFVPPLIYAVFGSSKHLAVGTVAACSLLIAAIIEGKVNANDNMPLYLSLVFTATLFSGLVQTALGLLRLGILVDFLSHSTITGFMGGTAIIICLQQLKGMLGLKHFTTHTDVASVLRAIFHNRKEIMYTRKNNASLQKNKKPKLFWVSAIAPMVTVIVGCLFAYFAHADKHGIQIVGHLSKGINPSSIHLLNFDPKYISAPIKAGVIAAMISLAEGIAIGRSFAIIRNEQIDGNKEMIAIGLMNIFGSFASCYLTTGPFSKTAVNFNAGCKTAMSNVVMSICMMLTLLFLAPLFSYTPLVSLSAIIMSAMLGLIDYDKAYHLFKTDKFDFCICMAAFFGVSFISMDIGLMLSVGLALIRALLYIARPATCKLGLISETGLYRDVEQYPDANGIAGILILKLGSPIYFANCNYIRERILRWIRDERSLTISEGNEIEFLLLELGGITSIDITGVETLLEIRRCVEAKGIKMILVNPRLGVLEKLMVTESIDTVTKESVFLTIEDAIDACRFSLKCSDQMKRENLAIV
- the LOC104106858 gene encoding probable sulfate transporter 3.5 isoform X1 codes for the protein MTSSHQSLHRVNYAAPRSFGTLLKANLKETLFPDDPFHEIKNEPISRRFLKGAQYFVPIFEWLPKYSFKLFKYDLLAGITIASLAIPQGISYAKLANIPPIIGLYSSFVPPLIYAVFGSSKHLAVGTVAACSLLIAAIIEGKVNANDNMPLYLSLVFTATLFSGLVQTALGLLRLGILVDFLSHSTITGFMGGTAIIICLQQLKGMLGLKHFTTHTDVASVLRAIFHNRKEWKWESAVVGIIFLTFLQFTRFVKNKKPKLFWVSAIAPMVTVIVGCLFAYFAHADKHGIQIVGHLSKGINPSSIHLLNFDPKYISAPIKAGVIAAMISLAEGIAIGRSFAIIRNEQIDGNKEMIAIGLMNIFGSFASCYLTTGPFSKTAVNFNAGCKTAMSNVVMSICMMLTLLFLAPLFSYTPLVSLSAIIMSAMLGLIDYDKAYHLFKTDKFDFCICMAAFFGVSFISMDIGLMLSVGLALIRALLYIARPATCKLGLISETGLYRDVEQYPDANGIAGILILKLGSPIYFANCNYIRERILRWIRDERSLTISEGNEIEFLLLELGGITSIDITGVETLLEIRRCVEAKGIKMILVNPRLGVLEKLMVTESIDTVTKESVFLTIEDAIDACRFSLKCSDQMKRENLAIV